One window from the genome of Pararhizobium gei encodes:
- a CDS encoding FadR/GntR family transcriptional regulator gives MTADFSQIRRIEHLPARIAGRIGKEIADGRIAPGDKLPTEHLLAKTFGVSRSVVREAIAQLRNEGLVETRQGVGAFVTEAEGRGSIRIAQTALRDRVSFRSLFQLRMPLEIEAAGLAALHHDDADLRKLDDSLARMTGAEKWTDQGIVADLAFHRALATATHNEYFPLFIGFIAERISLAINAARAAAILEEIVETTIAEHVAIRDAVVTRDPSQARAAMRHHIIGAAGRLGLTLEIN, from the coding sequence ATGACAGCAGACTTCAGCCAGATCAGACGGATCGAGCATCTCCCGGCGCGCATCGCCGGGCGCATCGGCAAGGAAATTGCCGACGGACGAATTGCGCCCGGTGACAAGCTGCCGACCGAGCATCTGCTCGCCAAAACCTTCGGTGTCAGTCGCTCCGTCGTGCGTGAGGCGATTGCACAGTTGCGAAACGAGGGGCTGGTGGAAACGCGCCAGGGTGTCGGCGCCTTTGTCACCGAGGCGGAGGGGCGGGGATCCATTCGGATCGCGCAGACGGCACTGCGCGATCGCGTCAGCTTTCGCAGTCTCTTCCAATTGCGCATGCCGCTGGAGATCGAGGCCGCAGGGCTTGCCGCTTTGCATCACGATGACGCCGACCTGCGGAAACTGGATGACTCGCTTGCCCGGATGACCGGGGCCGAGAAATGGACGGATCAGGGCATCGTCGCCGATCTGGCCTTTCATCGGGCTTTGGCTACGGCCACCCACAACGAGTATTTTCCGCTTTTCATCGGCTTCATCGCGGAGCGCATCAGCCTGGCCATCAATGCGGCCCGCGCCGCGGCCATCCTGGAGGAAATCGTCGAGACCACAATCGCCGAGCACGTCGCCATCCGGGATGCCGTGGTGACGCGAGACCCATCGCAGGCCCGCGCCGCGATGCGTCACCACATAATCGGCGCTGCAGGGCGGTTGGGCCTGACGCTCGAGATAAACTGA
- a CDS encoding fumarylacetoacetate hydrolase family protein, whose translation MKSEHVLHAESILPDDAADALLVGRVWAKASAGPCPVMLSGGRVLDLTAIAATMSALLEAENLVTVLRDASGLHDLGSLDSFLSGENGTVLAPIDLQAIKAAGVTFADSMLERVIEEQAKGDPLRAQAIRGKLAPVLGDSLRGLVAGSEQAAKVKTLLQDMGLWSQYLEVGIGPDAEIFTKSQPMSSVGCGALVGIHPISQWNNPEPEVVLVLRSDGTIVGASLGNDVNLRDVEGRSALLLGKAKDNNASCSIGPFIRLFDYSFTMEDLRRVRVALRVHGEDGFEMTGESPMEAISRSPENLASQLRNRNHQYPDGAVLFLGTMFAPVKDRRGAGQGFTHEIGDRVEISTSKLGRLVNWVERSDACPEWTFGVSALIRNLAGRGLLDKA comes from the coding sequence TTGAAATCCGAACATGTACTGCATGCAGAATCCATTTTGCCGGATGACGCTGCCGATGCTCTTCTGGTGGGGCGGGTCTGGGCGAAGGCCAGCGCTGGTCCATGCCCGGTGATGCTTTCCGGCGGCCGCGTTCTGGACTTGACGGCGATTGCTGCCACCATGTCGGCTCTTCTCGAAGCGGAAAATCTCGTCACCGTGTTGCGGGACGCGTCGGGCCTGCACGATCTTGGCTCCCTCGATAGCTTTCTGTCCGGTGAAAACGGCACGGTTCTCGCTCCGATCGACCTGCAGGCCATAAAAGCCGCTGGCGTAACCTTTGCCGACAGCATGCTGGAACGTGTCATCGAGGAGCAGGCCAAGGGAGATCCGCTTCGCGCCCAGGCGATCCGCGGCAAGCTTGCGCCCGTTCTCGGAGATAGCCTTCGTGGGCTGGTTGCCGGTTCGGAGCAGGCGGCAAAGGTCAAGACGCTGCTTCAGGACATGGGCCTCTGGTCGCAATATCTCGAAGTTGGCATCGGTCCGGACGCGGAAATCTTCACTAAGTCCCAGCCCATGTCTTCCGTCGGCTGCGGTGCGCTTGTCGGCATCCATCCGATTTCGCAATGGAACAATCCGGAGCCCGAAGTGGTGCTTGTGCTGCGGTCCGACGGCACCATCGTCGGCGCCAGCCTTGGCAATGACGTCAACCTGCGCGATGTCGAGGGACGCTCGGCGCTGCTGCTCGGCAAGGCCAAGGACAACAACGCCTCCTGCTCGATCGGCCCGTTCATCCGGCTGTTTGACTACAGCTTTACAATGGAAGACCTGCGTCGCGTTCGGGTTGCGCTTCGGGTTCATGGAGAAGACGGTTTTGAGATGACCGGCGAAAGCCCGATGGAGGCTATCAGCCGGTCACCGGAAAACCTGGCGTCGCAACTCAGAAACAGAAATCATCAATATCCTGACGGCGCCGTTCTTTTTCTCGGCACCATGTTCGCTCCGGTCAAGGACCGGCGCGGGGCGGGCCAGGGATTTACCCATGAAATCGGCGATCGCGTTGAAATCTCGACAAGCAAGCTCGGTCGCCT